Within Massilia endophytica, the genomic segment TCATGTCCCTGCTGCTGCGCTACTACCCTGCGCGCCACGGCAGCATACTGATGAACGGCCGCCCCCTGGACGATATCGACACGGAGCAGTTCCGCAGCGACGTGGGCCTGGTGCCGCAGGACCCCTTCCTGCTCGCGGCGTCGGCGCGCGAGAATATCGACATGGGCCGCGGCCTGCCGCAGGAGCAGATCGAGGCGGCGGCGCGGGCGGCGCACGCGCACGGCTTTATCCAGGCGCTGGAGGATGGCTACGACACCATGCTCGGCGAAGGCGGCTCACGCCTTTCCTCCGGCCAGAAGCAGCTGATCGCCATTGCGCGCGCCCTGGCTGGCCAGCCGCGCATCCTGCTCATGGACGAAGCCACCTCGCGCATCGACAGCGCCACGGAGCAGATCGTGCAGGCGGCAATGAACGAGCTGCGCGGCCGCGTCACCATCATCGCCATCGCCCACCGCCTGTCCACCATCCGCGATGCCGACCGCATCATCGTGCTCAATCACGGCCGCATCGCGGAAGCGGGCGCCCACGATGAACTGATGCAGATCGACCAGGGCCTGTACCAGCGCCTCTACCTGCTGCAGCAGTTGGCTGCGTGACAACGCTGGCTAACTATCAACAAATTGGTGCGAAGTGTAGGGAAAAGGTCACTTTTCGAAAAAAAGTCTTCTCGATCCTGAATTTCCGAACTGCAACGACCTATAATGGAATGACACGATTCGCGCCGTCGATAGGCGCCGTGCAGGCTCGAGGACACAAAGTTGGCAGGATTACCGGCATCGACGATCTCGCGTGGCATAAGGCTGCTGGGAGCGGCCTGCCTGCTTGCGCCGGTACTCGCCTTCGGCGAGACTCCGCTCGATAGCGAGATCGCGGCCATCCGCGAGCAAGTGCGCTTCATGCCCGACCAGGCCCTGCACCGCCTGCAGAAGATCGACAGCGAAGCGCGCAGCGCACCGCCCGCCGCCTATGGCGAATTCCTGGTGCAGATGGCATCCGCCTGGCGCGGCATCCACGACAACGAAAAATCCCTGCAGGCCGCTGAACAGCTGATCGCCTTCGGCAAGGCCCACAAGGACAACGCCCTTCTCGCCAAGGGCATGCTGGCCAAGGCTTACACGCTGTCCGCCATGAGCGAGCTGAAAGCCTCGCATGCGGTGGCCTTCGAAGCCGAAAAGATCGCCAACACCACGAACGACATGCCGCTGCGCGTGCAGGCCACGATCACGGCGGGCCAGAGCTTTGCGGAACAGGGGAACTTCCCCAGCGCGCTGCCCAAGCTGCAGCTGGCCGTGGACCTGGCGCGCCCCATCACCGAAGACCTGACCCCGCTGGCCATGGCCCTCAACGCCCTGGTGCTGGTCTATGTGCAGCTCAAGGAATACGACAAGGGCTGGGAAGTGCAGGCCGAGTCCATGGAAGTGGCGCACAAGCTCAATTCACCCGGACGGCTGGCCATTGCGCTGAGCACCGAGTACGGCCTGGCCATCGACACCCAGCAGGATGAACGCGCCATGCGCGCCCTGCTGCGCGGCCTGGAAGTGGTGCGCAAGCTGGGCGCCCGCCGCATGGAGGCCACCACGCTGGTGAACCTCTCGGACATCTACCTCAAGCAGCGCGACTATGCGAGCGCCCTCCGCTTCGGCAACGAATCGCTGCAGGCAGCGCTGAAGATGAACGACACGCGCACCGAAGCCACGGCCCGCATCAACATCGGCCAGGCCTACCTCGGCATGGGGCGCGTCGCCGAAGGGAAGAAGAGTTTCGAAGCCGGGCTGGCCGTTTATGAAAAACTGAACGACAAGCCCGAACTGCAGATCATCCTGACCGAGTACGGCGATGCGCTGGAACGCGCGGGCGACTATGCCGCCGCCGTTTCCGCCTACCACCGCGAGCGCAGGCTGTCGAATGAGCTGTTCGAGAAGGCAAGGCAGAAAGCCGTGCTGGAGCTGCAGGAGAAGTACGACGCCGAGAAGAAGCAGCGCCAGATCGAGTCGCTGAGCCACGAGAACCTGGCGAAGAGCGCGGAGCTGGATAACCGCCGGCTGCAGCAGCGCGTGTGGTGGCTGCTGGCACTGGTGTTCGCCCTCGCATCGGTCATCGTGGGCCTCCTCTACCGCAAGGTGCGGCAGGCGAACGCCCAGCTGGAAGTGAAGAACCTGGAGCTCAAGCAGCAAAGCTCCCTGGACCCCCTCACCTCCCTCTACAACCGCCGCCACTTCCAGGAATACATGCGGGCCCACAACCACCACGAACGGCGCGGCGCAGGCAGCGACGAGGAAATGGTGGGCGCCCTCTTCCTGCTGGACGTGGACCATTTCAAGCACGTCAATGACACCCATGGCCACGCCGCGGGCGACGCCGTGCTGAAGATGATTGCGGAGCAGCTGCGCGTGGCCTTGCGCGAAACGGACATGATCGTGCGCTGGGGCGGCGAAGAATTCCTGGCCTTCCTGCCTTCGGTGCCGCGCAGCAGCCTGGAGGAAGTGGCGCGGCGCATCCTGTACAGCATCTCCACCCAGCCTCTGGACTACCAGGGCACCGCCATCCCGGTCAATGTATCGGTCGGCTTCGCGCCCTTCCCGCTCATGCCGGGCAATACCCCGCTGCCATGGGAGCGCGCGGTCAACCTGGTGGACATGGCCCTGTATCTCGCGAAGGCACATGGCCGCAACAGGGCCTACGGCGTGCGCGGCTTCTCGAACTTCCACAGCACCACCATGGAGCACATCGAGCAGGATCTGGAGCGCGCGTGGCGCGAAGGCTTCGTGGACCTGAGCGTGGTGCTGGGCGGAGCGCCGGGTGTGCCGCCGCCGTCAGCCAGCAATGTGGTGCCGCTGAACGTGCAGCGCAAAACCAGCAGCTGAACGCTACTTCTCCTCTTTCTTCTTCCGCTCTTCCTCCGCGCGCGCCTCACGCGCCGAATCCTGCACCTTCTCGCCTGCCTTTTCCATCTTCTCGCCGATCACCTCGGCGGCCTTGTTGATGGTGCGGCCTGCATCTTCGGCCGCCTTGTCCAGTTCCACGGCCGCCTTGGCCGCCGCCTGGTCGATCTGGCGCCCGGCGCGTTCGGCCGGGCCTTCCTTGATCCGCTTGTCCTCCTGCCTGTCGCAGCCCGCCAGCGCGAGCCCGAGAATGATGATGCCGATCCAGTGCTGTGTCCGCATAGCCACTCCTCCAACAAACTTTCTCCCCAGCATAGCAAAATCGGGCCGGGCGGAGCGCTATGTTGGCTACTGCGCGGGCGCTGGAGTCTCATCCAGCAGGGTGGTTTCGAGCAGCCTTGAAAGGTCTTCGCGCAAGGCCTGAAGCCGGGGCGCGGCTTCGGGCCGGTTCAGCTTTTCCGCCGCCTGTATCTTCGCTTCCGCACAGGCGCGCTTGCGTTGCGCGATGCAGCTGCGGGCCTCGTCCAGCAGGTTCTCGGCGCGCATGGTGTCGATGCGCGCGAACAAGGCATCGGTTTCCGCGTCCTCGCCCCACTTGGCGGTGAAAGCCTTCAACCGGGTTGCCGCGCGGTCGGGCGCGTTGGATTTCAATGCGCCGTTCAGCACGGGCTGCAGTTCGGTCCAGGCCTTCGCCCGCTGCCGTGCCTTGTCGCAGGCCGGCGCCGCATCGTTGATCGCCTGCTGCACACGCTGGAGCTGTTCCGCCGACGCCTTCGCGGTCTTCAATTCCGCCAGCCCGGCGCGCGCATCGCCAATGCGGCAGCCGCCAGCCTGCGCAATTGCTTCGGCAACGCGGCCTTCGAACTTCTTCGTCCGGTTCTCCGGCCTCACCATCAGCCAGATGGCCAGCAGGAGCAAGGCGACAACGACCCAGGTGCCCTTCCCCACGGGCTCGCGCACCGGAGGCCGGGCCGCGCGTGGCGCGCTGCTCTCCTGCGCAGGTGCGGCGGCCGGTGGGGCCGCCGCATCTGCCGTGGCCTGCGCTGTCTCGCGTTCCTGTGCGGCCCGCCCGGCAGACGCCCGCCCCGCCGCAGCGCGGTAAGCGGCCACGCGTTCGGCGGCTGCCATGTCGGCAGCGGCCCGCTCCGCCGCTTGCCGGCCGGCTGGTGCGATGTCCTGCGCAAGGTCCGGCGCACGGGCCGCTGCCGGAGGCGCGGCTGTGCCTTGCTGCCGTACGCCGCAGTAGGGGCAGAAGTTCACCGCGCGCGGGAAGGTCTTCCCGCACTCGCTGTTCACGCAGGCATGAAGCTCGGTCACCGCTGCTCCTTATTCCGGGTCGGGAATATCGTCCTGCGGATCGGGAATCGCGCCTTCGAAGAGCGCCGCGACCTCAGGCAGCTCGGCGGCCGTCTTCCACTGGTCCACATGCGGCACCCAGCGCATATTCCACAGCTTCGTTCCACGCACGATCTCGCCGCGCGCAATGCGCTGCGCCAGCTCCTGCAGGTTGAATGGCCCCTGCTGTACCCGGTCGAGGAAGACCTTGTACAGCGAGTCAGGCGCCAGCGGCGGCGCGCTGCCGAAGATGGAAACCGCGGCGGACTCGCTGGCCAGGTACTCGGGCCGCAGCACGCGCTTGTCCGCCTGCTGCTGCACCTCCCAGCTGTAGCTGTCGCTGGCCGATCCGGGAACGATCTCGCTCCACTGCGCGAGCGATTCCATGGCCCGCTCCTCGCTGGCGGGACCAAGCGCAGGATCGGAAGCGTGCGCGCGGCGCAGCCAGGCGTCGTGCAGCCGCCGTGCCGTAATGTTCGGCAGCGAGGGCGACGGCAGTTCGGCGCCCGTTTCATCGACCTCCAGGCGCGGCTGGTATACGCGCAGCTGATAGTGCCGCATGAGGGTGGCCAGCAGCAGCATCTGGTGCGGCCCCATCCTGCCCAGGCGCTGCTGGACGGCGGCAATCAACTGATCGCGGTAGTAAGGCGGCAGGCCGTTGGACCGTATTGCGAACTCATTCCCGATCTGCAGCCACTCGCCCGATCCGCGCTCCACCTCGAACAGATACTGGCCGTGCGGCTGGAAGCTCGCTTCCCGGTCCGCCAGGTCCGCCTTGCGGCGCAACACGCCCAGCGCTACGGCCTGCAGGAACCATTCATAGTCGTCCGCCAGCCGGTTCAGTTCATCCATGCTCGGCGAAATGGGGTGGCGGAAGCGCGTGGAATCGAAATGCAGGTGTGTGGGAATCTTCGGGTTCTCGATCTGGTAGGACGTGCGCCAGGTCGGCAGGCCGCGCAGCACTGTCATGGGGAAGCCGGAAAGCTCGATGTAGCAGACCGCCCGGCCGCCGATGCCCGTGTTGACCAGGTTGAGCAGGTCGCCGTGGAAAAAGCCTGTTGGCACGGCAGCCCGCAGCTCGCCTTCCAGCCTGCGCCAGGCATGGGCGTCCGCCACGCCGATGAAGCACTTGAACTGGTCGGCGTTCGGCGTGTACTCGGCGCCGAAACGCGCGTTCACCCATGGCATGGCGCTGCGTATCCATTCGTTGAAGATGCGCTGGCGCTCCTGCGGCGTGAGCGTCAGCAGCCTTTCGAGCAGCGGGTCCGTGGCGGGCGCATCGCCCGGCTGCACGGTCGCCAGCTGCACTTGCGCGCGGCGGAACAGCTTGAGAAGCAGTGAGGCGCGCAGCTTCTCCTCGCCCAGCTGCGGGAACAGGCGCGCGGAACCGCCGAATTCGCGCAGCACCTCCTCGCTCCAGGCGCTCACATCGCCGCTCAGGCGCACCGGCTCCGGCGGCGTATCGCTGGCCAGCTTCATATAGGTGGCGTGTTCGTGCTGGGCGTCCGCCCGCAGCTGGGCAATGCGCTGGTCCACTGCGCCCAGCATCGCCTCCACGCTGCGGCGGCCTTCCTGGAATTCCCCTGCAATGCCTGTCCATTCCCCCCGGCCCTTCTCGTCCACCGTGCGGATATCGCCCAGCCAGAGCGACATCTCCTTCAGCAGGACGATGGCCTGCCCTGCCGCCACGGCGAGCATGTGGAAGCGCAGATAGTCCGAGAGGTCGCGCTTCAGGTGCGCCATCACTTCGCGCGACTGCTGTTCCCGCCCCAGCAGCTTGCCGGAGGCCTGGGTGAGATTGTTCAGCGACTCCTCCACCTGGCGGGTGCGCAGCACATCGCGCATCTCCCGGTAGCGCAGCGCATTGCGTTCCATGTGCGGCAGGTCGCGCTGCGCCAGGCGCCCCTTGACCTGCTCCAGCAGGGAGAGCACGAACTCCAGGCCGCCCTGCTTGCGGTCGTCCAGCAGGGCGTAAAGGCGGCTGCGCACGCGCTCCTTCAGCCGCACCGCCAGTTCGCTGGTGTGGCGCTTCAGCCTGTCCTCGCTCGTCTCCGCCGTGGCGCCCGCCTCGCGGATGGCGTCGCGTTCCAGCTGCGGCAGCAGTTCGGCCACCTTTTCGCGCCACACTTTCAGGTCGTAGCCCGCCATGATGCGGTCGATCTCCATCTGCACCTTGCTCTCGACCCGCTCCAGCAGGGAGCGCTCGTCCTTGTCCTGCAGGAGCTGGCCGACCAGCGCGTATTCGTGGAAGGGCGTCGTATCCACGGTTCCCCGGCGGAAGTCCGGGAACTCGTCGAATGGCTGCTCGCTCATCGCCATGTGCTCGCGCATGAAGACG encodes:
- a CDS encoding sensor domain-containing diguanylate cyclase, yielding MAGLPASTISRGIRLLGAACLLAPVLAFGETPLDSEIAAIREQVRFMPDQALHRLQKIDSEARSAPPAAYGEFLVQMASAWRGIHDNEKSLQAAEQLIAFGKAHKDNALLAKGMLAKAYTLSAMSELKASHAVAFEAEKIANTTNDMPLRVQATITAGQSFAEQGNFPSALPKLQLAVDLARPITEDLTPLAMALNALVLVYVQLKEYDKGWEVQAESMEVAHKLNSPGRLAIALSTEYGLAIDTQQDERAMRALLRGLEVVRKLGARRMEATTLVNLSDIYLKQRDYASALRFGNESLQAALKMNDTRTEATARINIGQAYLGMGRVAEGKKSFEAGLAVYEKLNDKPELQIILTEYGDALERAGDYAAAVSAYHRERRLSNELFEKARQKAVLELQEKYDAEKKQRQIESLSHENLAKSAELDNRRLQQRVWWLLALVFALASVIVGLLYRKVRQANAQLEVKNLELKQQSSLDPLTSLYNRRHFQEYMRAHNHHERRGAGSDEEMVGALFLLDVDHFKHVNDTHGHAAGDAVLKMIAEQLRVALRETDMIVRWGGEEFLAFLPSVPRSSLEEVARRILYSISTQPLDYQGTAIPVNVSVGFAPFPLMPGNTPLPWERAVNLVDMALYLAKAHGRNRAYGVRGFSNFHSTTMEHIEQDLERAWREGFVDLSVVLGGAPGVPPPSASNVVPLNVQRKTSS
- a CDS encoding tubulin-like doman-containing protein, translated to MDEKKTELKVDLRPTLFIGAGGTGMEVLMRIRRRILSAVWNRHHPTRVDAIGDFPVARFLHIDLDSGAVIDEGKSQRTDPWYELVKLSDEERLVEPIDLQQYHESDDSLARFPLIESWMPLRPKKLRSLGIDPSKGAGQIRAVARLYLYDKYPKLRGRIKGALNFLSGNAGQERKENYQRLGLQVDTSKFRIVVIGSNAGGTGAGTMMDLGWIAKAIARQEVADSQVDAVMFMPTGYARANKERTEANAYATLMELETAMRDMNAHVRWADPDSLTGRGAPFDDVYLVDTANLANKATLDVKDVYQMVADSLFEDFASADFANRKRSVAVNQQQHKLGPFNPRVPEQRFGDMRLSYSKVYSAFGQSVLDTQQSLREDIRAYELAGLMVKAFFGVMGSDGAPARRAGDQERDVFMREHMAMSEQPFDEFPDFRRGTVDTTPFHEYALVGQLLQDKDERSLLERVESKVQMEIDRIMAGYDLKVWREKVAELLPQLERDAIREAGATAETSEDRLKRHTSELAVRLKERVRSRLYALLDDRKQGGLEFVLSLLEQVKGRLAQRDLPHMERNALRYREMRDVLRTRQVEESLNNLTQASGKLLGREQQSREVMAHLKRDLSDYLRFHMLAVAAGQAIVLLKEMSLWLGDIRTVDEKGRGEWTGIAGEFQEGRRSVEAMLGAVDQRIAQLRADAQHEHATYMKLASDTPPEPVRLSGDVSAWSEEVLREFGGSARLFPQLGEEKLRASLLLKLFRRAQVQLATVQPGDAPATDPLLERLLTLTPQERQRIFNEWIRSAMPWVNARFGAEYTPNADQFKCFIGVADAHAWRRLEGELRAAVPTGFFHGDLLNLVNTGIGGRAVCYIELSGFPMTVLRGLPTWRTSYQIENPKIPTHLHFDSTRFRHPISPSMDELNRLADDYEWFLQAVALGVLRRKADLADREASFQPHGQYLFEVERGSGEWLQIGNEFAIRSNGLPPYYRDQLIAAVQQRLGRMGPHQMLLLATLMRHYQLRVYQPRLEVDETGAELPSPSLPNITARRLHDAWLRRAHASDPALGPASEERAMESLAQWSEIVPGSASDSYSWEVQQQADKRVLRPEYLASESAAVSIFGSAPPLAPDSLYKVFLDRVQQGPFNLQELAQRIARGEIVRGTKLWNMRWVPHVDQWKTAAELPEVAALFEGAIPDPQDDIPDPE